A window from Bacillota bacterium encodes these proteins:
- a CDS encoding vitamin B12 dependent methionine synthase has translation MDTIFLDDITIEFNAEDFFKLLKMDNDYDYSPDVLKLFEEGKKIGRPKALYGIAYIEDRGEDWVVVEGIRFTSRILSVNLKDVHRVFPYIVTCGRELNTWAKSINDPVERYWADTFCEMVLREAFKKMNEDFNNRLNPGKTATMNPGSLEDWPISEQRQLFALMGEKVKDTGVELAESFLMIPVKSMSGIKFPTGFNYENCMLCPREKCPGRRAKYDPEAFEKGLGIAY, from the coding sequence ATGGATACTATATTTTTAGATGATATCACCATTGAATTTAATGCCGAGGATTTTTTTAAGTTATTAAAGATGGATAATGATTATGATTACTCACCTGATGTGCTGAAGTTGTTTGAAGAAGGAAAGAAAATAGGGAGGCCTAAAGCCTTATATGGAATAGCATATATTGAGGATAGAGGAGAAGATTGGGTCGTGGTGGAAGGTATCCGTTTTACAAGCCGGATATTGAGCGTAAACCTGAAAGATGTTCACAGGGTATTCCCATATATTGTTACTTGTGGCAGGGAGCTTAATACATGGGCTAAATCTATTAATGACCCGGTTGAACGTTATTGGGCGGACACATTTTGTGAAATGGTTTTACGTGAGGCATTTAAAAAAATGAATGAAGATTTTAATAATAGGCTAAATCCCGGTAAAACTGCAACTATGAATCCGGGCTCCCTTGAAGATTGGCCTATAAGTGAGCAAAGGCAACTGTTTGCTTTAATGGGAGAAAAAGTTAAGGATACGGGGGTTGAATTGGCAGAAAGCTTTTTGATGATACCTGTAAAATCAATGTCGGGAATCAAATTCCCTACGGGATTCAATTATGAAAACTGTATGCTGTGCCCCAGGGAGAAGTGCCCGGGAAGAAGGGCAAAATATGACCCCGAGGCTTTTGAAAAAGGTTTGGGAATTGCTTACTAA
- a CDS encoding 4Fe-4S binding protein, producing MRIAVLSGKGGTGKTTVSASLAASLESCQYIDCDVEEPNGYIFLKPELYQNISVKVLVPEIDVMKCNGCGKCSKVCQFNAIAVVKRKVLVFPEICHHCGACTIACPNDAIHEIEREIGIVEMNGDETFLHGKLNIGEPISIPIIQELKRHIKKDMPVILDCSPGASCTVVCSIEGCDYCILVTEPTPFGFHDLKIAVQLVRKMEIPFGVVVNKASDASKIIHEFCKNENIEILMEIPFSREIASAYSQGILPTHSSMEWKEKFRELYKKLERGAAK from the coding sequence ATGAGAATTGCTGTTTTAAGCGGTAAGGGTGGTACAGGGAAAACTACCGTTTCTGCAAGTCTGGCAGCTTCATTGGAGTCATGCCAGTATATTGACTGTGATGTTGAAGAGCCTAACGGCTATATTTTTTTGAAACCCGAGTTATATCAAAATATTTCTGTAAAAGTGCTTGTACCTGAAATTGATGTTATGAAATGCAATGGTTGTGGAAAGTGCAGTAAGGTATGCCAGTTTAATGCAATTGCAGTTGTGAAAAGAAAGGTCCTTGTGTTTCCTGAAATATGTCATCACTGTGGGGCTTGTACAATAGCCTGCCCTAATGATGCAATACATGAAATTGAAAGAGAAATAGGGATTGTTGAAATGAATGGAGACGAGACATTTCTCCATGGCAAATTGAATATAGGAGAACCTATAAGCATTCCTATAATACAGGAACTCAAAAGGCATATAAAAAAAGATATGCCTGTAATTCTTGACTGTTCGCCTGGAGCGTCATGTACCGTAGTATGTTCTATTGAAGGATGCGATTATTGTATTCTTGTCACAGAACCAACACCTTTTGGCTTTCACGATTTGAAAATTGCGGTACAACTTGTAAGAAAAATGGAAATACCCTTTGGTGTAGTTGTAAATAAAGCTTCAGATGCCAGTAAGATTATACATGAGTTTTGTAAAAATGAAAATATCGAAATTCTTATGGAAATACCGTTTTCCCGGGAGATTGCAAGTGCATATTCGCAGGGAATACTTCCTACCCATAGCAGCATGGAATGGAAAGAAAAATTTAGAGAACTGTACAAGAAATTGGAAAGGGGTGCTGCAAAATGA
- a CDS encoding Mrp/NBP35 family ATP-binding protein, with the protein MKDVSEKNKKSNCSNCADKEKCESEGFKCKTHELNDIKKTVAILSGKGGVGKSLVTSLLAVMMRRRGYSTGILDADITGPSIPKMFGGDGYKVETGEFGIYPARTHNDIKIMSINLLLDKTDTPVIWRGPLIAGAVKQFWTDVIWGNLDYLLFDMPPGTGDVPLTIFQSIPLDGIIIVTSPQDLVSLIVKKAYNMAKTMNMPVIGIIENMSYVVCPECGKQINIFGESKAEKIAKEMGIPFLGRIPIDPYLAELCDKGEIEKFNKDYMDYPLDAIENISGR; encoded by the coding sequence ATGAAGGATGTTTCAGAAAAAAACAAAAAGAGTAATTGCAGTAATTGTGCAGATAAAGAAAAATGTGAGTCAGAAGGCTTCAAATGCAAAACCCATGAACTAAACGATATTAAGAAAACCGTTGCAATTTTGAGTGGCAAGGGAGGAGTGGGAAAGTCCCTTGTAACTTCGCTTTTGGCAGTAATGATGAGAAGAAGGGGTTATAGCACGGGAATTTTGGATGCAGATATTACTGGACCGTCAATACCCAAAATGTTTGGCGGGGATGGTTACAAGGTTGAAACCGGTGAATTTGGCATCTATCCCGCAAGAACCCATAATGATATAAAAATTATGTCAATAAATTTGCTTCTGGATAAAACAGATACTCCCGTTATATGGAGAGGACCCCTAATCGCAGGTGCAGTAAAACAGTTCTGGACCGATGTGATTTGGGGTAACCTTGATTACCTGTTATTCGATATGCCTCCGGGAACAGGTGATGTACCTTTGACCATATTCCAATCCATACCTTTGGACGGTATCATTATTGTAACCTCGCCTCAGGACCTTGTTTCACTTATTGTTAAAAAGGCTTACAACATGGCTAAAACCATGAATATGCCTGTAATTGGGATTATTGAAAACATGAGCTATGTTGTCTGCCCTGAATGCGGGAAACAGATAAATATTTTCGGAGAGAGTAAAGCTGAAAAGATTGCAAAAGAAATGGGTATACCATTTCTCGGGAGAATACCAATTGACCCTTATTTAGCAGAACTTTGCGATAAAGGAGAAATAGAAAAATTCAATAAGGATTATATGGACTATCCTTTAGATGCTATTGAGAATATTTCTGGTAGATAG
- the feoB gene encoding ferrous iron transport protein B has translation MGLTSQSTGTRILAQELKIVRTTPHERVITLAGNPNVGKSTVFNNLTGLKQHTGNWPGKTVTNAQGKCKHKDRDFIFVDLPGTYSLMANSVEEEVARDFICFGNPDATVIVTDATCLERNLNLVLQTLEVTQNVVVCVNLIDEAKRKKIYIDVNGLSHWLGVPVIGTNARSNKGLKELMDAVYNITEKKVVTNPIKFKYNNLIEEAIQMIEPYIKGLLQNKLNSRWVSLRLIDGDSSLLKALEKYAGFSLMENQTLLNQIQNARDYLNKNGIDHDYLRDNIVSCIVKLAEKICTDIIRFHNEKYNSIDRKIDSIVTSKLFGIPIMIGLLGIIFWLTITGANYPSEVIASFLFWFEDILTDCFAWAGTPPWIHGLLVMGIYKTLAWVVSVMLPPMAIFFPLFTLLEDLGYLPRVAFNLDNFFKKACAHGKQALTMCMGFGCNAAGVIGCRIIDSPRERLIAIITNNFVPCNGRFPTLIAIITIFITGTVPGPFQPVVSTLALLGVIIFGIVITLLGSKILSGTVLKGLPSSFTLELPPYRKPQIGRVIVRSVFDRTFFVLGRAIGVAAPAGLVIWIMANIRIGTLSLLDHCAGFLEPFAFLIGLDGYILMAFILGFPANEIVLPIIIMSYMATGSILELGSLSELRELLLSHNWTWLTAVCTMLFSLMHFPCGTTCWTIRKETQSMKWTIVSFLVPTITGIAVCFIVASVVRILGLYIRSFL, from the coding sequence ATGGGTCTTACAAGTCAATCTACCGGTACAAGAATCCTGGCACAGGAACTGAAAATAGTACGTACCACACCTCATGAGAGAGTAATTACACTTGCAGGTAACCCTAACGTAGGTAAAAGTACGGTTTTTAATAATTTGACAGGCTTGAAGCAACACACCGGGAACTGGCCGGGAAAAACTGTTACAAACGCCCAAGGGAAATGCAAGCATAAAGACAGGGACTTTATTTTTGTAGACTTACCCGGAACCTACTCACTAATGGCAAACTCAGTGGAAGAGGAAGTTGCAAGAGATTTTATTTGCTTCGGAAATCCTGATGCAACTGTAATAGTTACAGATGCTACATGTCTTGAAAGAAACCTCAATCTAGTGCTTCAAACCCTGGAAGTTACGCAAAATGTAGTAGTCTGTGTAAACTTAATTGACGAAGCAAAAAGAAAAAAAATATACATTGATGTGAATGGACTGTCACATTGGCTGGGCGTACCTGTTATTGGCACAAATGCCAGAAGTAATAAAGGTCTGAAAGAATTAATGGATGCGGTTTATAATATAACAGAAAAAAAAGTTGTAACTAATCCAATAAAATTCAAATATAACAATTTAATAGAAGAAGCCATCCAAATGATTGAGCCTTATATAAAGGGCCTTCTTCAAAATAAGCTGAATAGCAGATGGGTTTCACTGAGATTGATCGACGGAGACTCTTCCCTGCTCAAAGCTTTAGAAAAATATGCAGGATTTAGTTTAATGGAAAATCAAACTTTGTTAAATCAAATTCAGAATGCCAGAGACTATCTAAATAAAAATGGTATTGATCATGACTATTTAAGGGATAATATTGTTTCTTGCATAGTTAAACTGGCAGAAAAAATCTGTACGGATATAATCCGCTTTCATAATGAAAAATACAACAGTATCGACAGAAAAATTGACAGCATTGTCACTTCAAAGTTATTTGGAATACCTATAATGATAGGGCTCCTTGGAATTATATTCTGGCTTACTATAACAGGAGCAAATTATCCTTCTGAAGTAATTGCTTCTTTTCTTTTTTGGTTTGAAGATATCCTGACAGATTGCTTTGCATGGGCAGGAACTCCACCATGGATACACGGTCTGCTGGTAATGGGAATATATAAGACACTTGCATGGGTAGTATCTGTCATGCTGCCTCCCATGGCCATTTTCTTCCCCTTGTTCACATTGCTTGAAGATTTAGGATACTTACCAAGAGTGGCCTTTAATCTGGATAATTTCTTTAAAAAGGCATGTGCACATGGAAAACAGGCATTAACAATGTGTATGGGTTTTGGATGCAATGCTGCCGGAGTTATCGGCTGCAGAATCATTGACTCTCCAAGAGAAAGACTAATAGCAATAATTACAAATAATTTTGTCCCGTGTAATGGACGATTTCCCACACTAATAGCAATAATAACCATATTTATTACCGGAACTGTACCCGGCCCATTCCAACCTGTTGTATCTACTTTGGCGCTATTAGGAGTCATCATTTTTGGAATAGTAATAACTCTTTTGGGTTCAAAAATATTATCCGGAACTGTTTTAAAAGGACTACCTTCATCATTTACTCTTGAACTTCCTCCATACCGTAAACCGCAAATAGGCCGGGTTATTGTTCGTTCAGTATTTGACAGGACATTCTTTGTATTGGGCCGTGCCATTGGAGTTGCTGCACCTGCAGGATTAGTTATATGGATTATGGCAAATATTCGCATTGGAACACTCAGCCTGTTGGACCATTGCGCAGGCTTTTTAGAACCCTTTGCTTTTCTTATAGGACTTGACGGGTATATTCTAATGGCATTTATATTGGGCTTCCCTGCAAATGAAATTGTTTTACCCATTATTATCATGAGTTACATGGCAACAGGCTCAATACTGGAGTTAGGAAGTCTTAGTGAGTTAAGGGAACTGCTACTATCCCACAATTGGACCTGGCTTACGGCTGTATGCACAATGTTGTTTTCCCTTATGCACTTTCCCTGTGGCACTACCTGCTGGACTATAAGGAAGGAAACGCAGAGCATGAAATGGACCATTGTATCCTTTCTGGTACCGACTATAACCGGAATAGCTGTATGTTTTATTGTTGCAAGTGTTGTACGCATCCTGGGCTTGTATATTAGAAGTTTCCTTTAA
- a CDS encoding ferrous iron transport protein A, producing the protein MVDNIIPLNLLPPGRKAKVKKLSSTGIIRRRMLDLGLITDTEVEVLQKSPSGDPTAYSIRGAVIALRSEEAGKILVQLL; encoded by the coding sequence ATGGTTGATAATATTATACCATTAAATCTTCTGCCTCCGGGTAGAAAAGCCAAAGTAAAAAAGCTTAGTTCAACAGGTATTATTAGAAGAAGAATGCTAGATTTAGGTTTAATAACAGATACAGAAGTAGAGGTATTGCAGAAAAGCCCATCAGGCGATCCAACAGCATATAGCATTCGTGGTGCAGTAATTGCCTTGCGTTCTGAGGAAGCCGGTAAAATATTGGTACAATTACTTTAA
- a CDS encoding DUF134 domain-containing protein, which translates to MARPTKWRRVEFIPNVQYFAPADIEADNLKENILRVEELEAIRLKDLEGLEQETCAERMEISRQTFQRILNAAREKIADSLVTGKAIRIEGGNYTRNICPVKCLDCGKEWNESYENYEKILNGEYNCPDCNSKRVVCHRREKMKFCGRNCWRHRHGI; encoded by the coding sequence TTGGCAAGGCCTACTAAATGGAGAAGAGTTGAATTTATACCAAATGTTCAATATTTTGCTCCGGCAGATATTGAGGCTGATAATCTTAAGGAAAACATATTGAGAGTTGAAGAACTAGAGGCCATACGCCTTAAGGACCTTGAGGGATTGGAACAGGAGACTTGTGCAGAAAGGATGGAGATATCCCGACAGACTTTTCAAAGGATTCTCAATGCTGCAAGGGAAAAGATTGCTGATAGCTTGGTTACCGGAAAAGCCATCAGGATAGAAGGCGGCAATTACACACGCAATATATGTCCTGTTAAATGCCTTGATTGTGGCAAGGAGTGGAATGAAAGCTATGAAAATTATGAAAAAATATTGAATGGGGAATATAATTGTCCTGATTGTAATTCAAAAAGGGTGGTGTGCCATCGGAGAGAAAAGATGAAGTTTTGTGGAAGAAATTGCTGGAGGCACAGGCATGGGATATAA
- a CDS encoding L-rhamnose isomerase, which produces MQICKINGKTNENIDKAYEYAKEVYGAYGVDTEDVLKKMKDIQVSLHCWQGDDVTGFEKGVDGLSGGGIMATGNYPGRARNGDELRQDIEKALSLIPGKQRVNLHAIYAETGDKYVDRDNLDVSHFKRWIDWAKEKGIGLDFNPTFFSHKMADSGFTLSSKDKEVRSFWIRHGKRCREIAAEMGKELGTPCVNNVWIPDGMKDIPADRLGHRLILKDSLDKLFEEKYDKNHLIDSVESKLFGIGSESYVVGSHEFYMGYALSRDVVLCLDTGHFHPTEGIADKISSVLAFQDELLLHISRGVRWDSDHVVLLNDEVLAIAQEVKRANAFERVHFALDFFDASINRITAWVIGTRSVLKAIMFALLEPTELLKEEENKGNFGNRLALMEEIKTLPFSAVWNKYCSRSGVPVGSEWLNDVKEYEEKVLFKRS; this is translated from the coding sequence ATGCAAATTTGCAAAATTAATGGAAAAACCAACGAAAACATAGATAAAGCCTATGAATATGCCAAAGAGGTTTATGGAGCCTATGGTGTGGACACAGAAGATGTGTTGAAAAAAATGAAGGATATCCAGGTATCTCTTCATTGCTGGCAGGGAGATGATGTAACAGGATTTGAGAAAGGAGTAGACGGCCTTTCGGGTGGAGGTATTATGGCAACGGGAAATTACCCTGGAAGGGCTAGGAATGGCGACGAATTGAGGCAAGATATTGAAAAGGCATTAAGCCTTATTCCGGGAAAACAACGTGTAAACCTCCATGCCATTTATGCAGAAACAGGGGATAAGTATGTAGATAGGGATAATCTTGATGTAAGCCATTTTAAAAGATGGATAGATTGGGCTAAGGAAAAGGGAATAGGTCTTGATTTTAACCCTACATTTTTTTCCCACAAGATGGCGGATTCCGGTTTTACCCTATCCAGCAAAGATAAAGAGGTACGTTCTTTCTGGATACGCCACGGGAAAAGGTGCAGGGAAATTGCTGCTGAAATGGGTAAGGAACTGGGTACCCCATGTGTAAACAATGTATGGATTCCCGACGGGATGAAGGATATTCCGGCCGATAGATTAGGCCATCGGCTTATACTTAAAGACTCCCTGGATAAATTGTTTGAAGAAAAATATGATAAAAACCATCTTATTGATTCTGTTGAGAGTAAATTGTTCGGAATAGGTTCTGAAAGTTATGTAGTCGGTTCTCACGAATTTTATATGGGATACGCACTTTCCAGGGATGTAGTGCTTTGCCTTGATACAGGGCACTTCCACCCCACAGAAGGTATTGCCGATAAAATATCATCAGTTCTTGCTTTTCAAGATGAACTGCTTTTACATATAAGCAGGGGCGTACGTTGGGACAGTGATCATGTAGTTTTGCTAAATGATGAAGTATTGGCAATTGCCCAAGAAGTCAAACGGGCTAATGCGTTTGAACGAGTACATTTTGCCCTTGACTTCTTTGATGCAAGTATTAACAGGATTACTGCATGGGTAATTGGAACAAGGTCTGTGCTGAAAGCTATTATGTTTGCTCTACTGGAGCCTACCGAATTGTTAAAGGAAGAAGAGAATAAAGGCAATTTCGGAAACCGTCTGGCTTTAATGGAAGAGATAAAGACGCTTCCTTTTTCAGCTGTTTGGAATAAGTATTGCAGTAGAAGTGGAGTGCCTGTAGGTTCAGAATGGCTGAATGATGTAAAAGAGTATGAAGAGAAGGTGCTTTTTAAGAGAAGTTAG
- a CDS encoding NifB/NifX family molybdenum-iron cluster-binding protein, with product MKICISSKGNSLDSMLDSRFGRADYFIIVDTDTMEFESIENTAATSGGGAGITSGQMMVDRDIKAVITGNVGPNAMSVLKAADIDIYRGMAISVKENIESFKRGLLEKIEATVPAHSGLGINGGQK from the coding sequence ATGAAAATATGTATTTCATCGAAAGGAAACTCACTTGATAGTATGCTGGATTCCAGGTTTGGAAGGGCTGATTATTTTATCATAGTGGATACTGATACTATGGAGTTTGAAAGCATTGAAAATACTGCAGCAACGTCTGGAGGAGGTGCGGGAATTACATCAGGCCAGATGATGGTTGACAGGGATATAAAAGCTGTAATAACAGGCAATGTAGGGCCTAACGCGATGAGTGTTTTAAAGGCTGCAGATATTGATATATATAGAGGCATGGCTATTTCTGTGAAAGAAAATATCGAAAGCTTTAAGAGAGGACTTCTTGAGAAAATCGAAGCTACAGTACCGGCACATTCCGGCCTTGGAATAAATGGAGGGCAGAAATGA
- a CDS encoding DtxR family transcriptional regulator, giving the protein MEDYLEMIYRHSLQDGYIRINVLSELLNVKPSSATKMVQKLTAMDLLDYKKYGIILLTNKGKKIGEFLLKRHNIIEKFLKTIGVKENILVQTELIEHNVSNSTLNSINILNTFFENNPDILEKFIYFKNEKTDM; this is encoded by the coding sequence ATGGAGGATTACCTTGAGATGATTTACAGGCACAGCCTTCAGGATGGATATATCCGAATAAATGTCCTTTCTGAACTATTGAATGTTAAACCTTCATCAGCAACCAAGATGGTCCAGAAACTTACTGCTATGGACTTATTGGATTATAAGAAGTACGGTATTATTCTGTTAACTAATAAGGGCAAAAAAATAGGGGAGTTTCTACTAAAAAGGCATAATATCATAGAAAAGTTTTTAAAAACTATAGGTGTAAAGGAGAACATATTGGTCCAGACAGAACTAATAGAGCACAATGTCAGCAATAGCACGCTTAATAGTATAAATATTCTAAATACTTTCTTTGAAAATAATCCCGATATTCTGGAAAAATTTATTTATTTTAAAAATGAAAAAACTGATATGTAA
- a CDS encoding 4Fe-4S binding protein, translated as MKQVVFISGKGGTGKSTLVSSLSILVKEKVLADCDVDAPNLHILLKGETLKKEDYFGAKEASIDNCSCVKCGVCRDTCRFGAISEDIKIIPMKCEGCGACVLVCPQGAIHLEEVKTGETYVSATNRGTFSHALLDIGAEGSGKLVTEVRKNIYNYKKDEKWVLIDGSPGIGCVVIASITGTDAVVAVAEPTKSGLSDLERVLGVARHFQIPGFVCINKYDLNQEVASQIEDFCKKNNFPVIGKIPFDPSIVKALQEFKTPVEVGNSSVTDRIKSLWARLEEEMEKLDEKK; from the coding sequence ATGAAACAGGTTGTATTTATAAGCGGAAAAGGAGGAACAGGAAAAAGCACCCTGGTTTCATCATTGAGTATATTGGTGAAGGAGAAAGTTCTTGCAGACTGTGATGTAGATGCACCCAACCTGCATATCCTTCTAAAAGGAGAGACTCTAAAAAAGGAAGATTACTTTGGAGCAAAAGAAGCAAGTATCGATAATTGCTCTTGTGTGAAGTGTGGTGTATGTAGAGACACATGCAGGTTTGGCGCCATAAGTGAAGACATTAAGATAATACCCATGAAATGTGAAGGGTGCGGAGCTTGTGTACTAGTGTGCCCTCAGGGAGCAATACACCTTGAAGAGGTAAAAACGGGGGAAACATATGTATCTGCCACAAATAGGGGGACTTTTTCCCATGCATTACTTGACATTGGAGCGGAAGGTTCCGGAAAACTTGTTACAGAGGTAAGAAAAAACATATATAACTATAAAAAAGACGAAAAGTGGGTTTTAATAGATGGTTCTCCTGGCATAGGTTGCGTGGTTATAGCATCCATTACAGGGACTGATGCGGTAGTAGCAGTTGCTGAGCCCACAAAATCAGGCCTTAGCGACCTTGAGAGGGTTTTGGGTGTCGCACGCCATTTCCAAATTCCCGGATTTGTTTGTATAAATAAATATGATTTAAATCAGGAGGTTGCTTCACAAATAGAAGATTTTTGCAAAAAAAACAATTTTCCTGTAATTGGCAAAATACCTTTTGATCCTTCAATTGTGAAGGCACTGCAGGAATTTAAAACGCCGGTTGAAGTAGGAAATAGCAGTGTAACTGACAGGATTAAGAGTTTATGGGCAAGGCTTGAGGAGGAAATGGAGAAGCTTGATGAAAAAAAGTAA
- a CDS encoding dinitrogenase iron-molybdenum cofactor encodes MRIAISTEGEYVSQHFGRCQHFTLVDIENGETKKREVIPNPGHSPGYIPQFLHQRDVNCIVCGGMGTRAAGYFEEYGIKIITGIEGKIDEVVAKLEKGILKGGNSLCTPGAGKGYGVEKTECDHPHDN; translated from the coding sequence ATGCGTATTGCAATATCTACAGAAGGAGAATATGTATCTCAGCACTTTGGCAGGTGCCAGCATTTTACATTGGTTGATATTGAAAATGGAGAAACAAAAAAAAGAGAAGTTATTCCAAATCCAGGACATTCCCCCGGATATATACCTCAATTTCTGCACCAAAGAGATGTGAATTGCATTGTCTGTGGAGGTATGGGTACACGTGCGGCAGGTTATTTTGAAGAATATGGGATTAAAATAATAACAGGTATAGAAGGAAAAATAGATGAAGTGGTCGCAAAGCTTGAGAAGGGTATACTTAAAGGTGGAAACAGTTTATGTACACCGGGGGCTGGAAAAGGTTACGGGGTGGAGAAGACAGAGTGTGACCATCCCCATGATAATTAA
- a CDS encoding tyrosine--tRNA ligase: MIPIEEQIKIIAKGAEEIITIEDLKAKLTMAQKEGRALTVKLGLDPSAPDIHLGHAVVLRKIRQFQDLGHKAVIIIGDFTGMIGDPTGRSKTRKQLSKEEVLENAKTYEKQIFRILDRDKTEVRFNSEWLGKLNFADVISLASKYTVARMLEREDFKNRFESHESISIHEFFYPLMQGYDSVVLKADVELGGTDQRFNILMGRTLQKDYGQESQVAILMPILEGTDGLEKMSKSLGNYIGVNESPEDMYGKVMSIPDELIIKYFELATDIHPDEVNRIKATLESGNVNPRDVKMQLAHEITKLYHGNAAADEAEKHFVSVFQKKEIPEEVPVINMNKEMLINGKVDLIKVITSSGFAPSNSEARRLVAQGAVKINGSRVENLQDANIKNGDIIQVGKRNFVKVLF, from the coding sequence ATGATTCCAATCGAAGAACAAATTAAGATTATTGCAAAAGGTGCTGAAGAAATTATAACTATAGAAGACTTAAAAGCAAAGCTAACCATGGCACAAAAAGAGGGAAGGGCTCTCACGGTAAAGCTTGGACTCGATCCATCCGCACCTGACATCCACCTAGGCCATGCTGTTGTATTGCGAAAAATCAGGCAATTTCAGGACCTTGGCCATAAAGCCGTTATAATCATAGGTGATTTTACCGGCATGATAGGAGACCCTACAGGAAGGTCTAAAACCAGAAAGCAATTAAGTAAAGAAGAGGTTTTAGAGAACGCAAAGACATATGAAAAGCAAATTTTCAGAATACTTGACAGAGATAAGACAGAAGTGCGTTTCAATAGTGAATGGCTGGGGAAGCTGAATTTTGCTGATGTCATTTCCCTTGCGTCAAAGTATACCGTGGCCAGGATGCTTGAAAGGGAAGACTTCAAAAACAGATTTGAATCTCATGAAAGTATAAGTATCCATGAGTTTTTTTATCCCTTGATGCAGGGATATGATTCTGTTGTATTAAAAGCCGACGTTGAACTGGGAGGTACGGACCAGAGGTTTAATATCCTTATGGGGAGGACACTTCAGAAGGATTATGGCCAGGAGAGCCAGGTGGCTATATTAATGCCTATTCTTGAAGGGACTGATGGATTGGAAAAAATGAGCAAGAGTTTGGGCAATTACATTGGTGTCAACGAGAGCCCGGAGGATATGTACGGCAAAGTAATGTCCATACCTGATGAACTTATAATAAAATATTTCGAACTGGCTACGGACATACACCCTGATGAAGTTAACAGGATAAAGGCTACATTGGAAAGCGGAAATGTAAACCCAAGAGACGTAAAAATGCAACTTGCCCATGAGATAACAAAGTTATATCATGGCAATGCTGCGGCAGATGAAGCAGAGAAGCATTTTGTATCTGTATTCCAAAAAAAAGAAATACCAGAGGAAGTACCTGTTATCAATATGAACAAAGAAATGCTTATCAACGGTAAGGTTGACTTAATAAAAGTAATTACTTCCTCAGGTTTTGCACCCAGCAATAGTGAGGCAAGAAGATTAGTTGCCCAGGGGGCCGTAAAAATTAATGGAAGCCGGGTCGAGAACTTACAAGATGCAAATATAAAAAATGGTGATATTATCCAGGTTGGCAAAAGGAATTTTGTTAAGGTACTATTTTAA